From the Elaeis guineensis isolate ETL-2024a chromosome 16, EG11, whole genome shotgun sequence genome, the window ATCATGAAACTTCTGTTCGGCCGaaactttttcctctctttttcggccatcgGCACCGTCAGTTGCAGCATCTCATCTCTGAGATCGgatccccatctctctctcttctcttgagtGCTTGGCTGCCGGCGACCAGCCAATGGctggaaatcatgaagaaaggggacgaatctctatttttttgagaaaaaaaaagaaggaaagcttACCGGCCAAATCTCATTGTCGGCCAGCTTATGTAGTTGACCGTCACAGCCGAACCTCCGACCGAGCTACTACCCTCGTTGGAGCCAAGTCGAAAGCCCTCAGCCCGTCCCCTATTTTGGCCCAAGGGAGGTCacggaaagaaggaaaaaaaaagaagaagaaagaagaagaagaaaagaaaaaaaagaaaaagaaagagaaaaagagaaaaataaaaagaaaaaaaaaagaaaaagagaaaaaaaatagaaaaaaaaagaaagagaaaattttctctcccttctttctctctctttcctctctcctctctttaccttctctctctatcttctctctctaaattctctctctattttctctctctagatcttttctctctctttatggattttgtctctctagggtcattctctttttttgattgcatcatagatcctaggataaatttgagataaaattatgATGACCTGaaattgcttcgaaattcgtgcagtagattagatcccgatctgattcatattcaaaatttataacatcgattatgattaatccatattgagtcatcctaatATGACCACTGATGATCTTGATCATGATTGCtttatctgaaggatacgaagattttctctccactttctctctctacttttttctctctaaaattttctctctctttatggattttctctctctaaaaatcttatgaATTAGTGGAGGattcagatacttagataaattctaattttggttaatcctaaaagagatcctggatttatgttattaggattgtTTATCCgtaatttctccatatatgatttttatgtttaactCTGATTATGTAGAGGTGTATTTGTTATACAAGAAGATATagagcaaaatatcttgatttcggatacatagattgaggagctcatcaattTCTGTATTTAGATCGATCATCGATAAATGTAAGAATctatgtacatgatcaccattatatatatgctattttactgttggtcttgcattattggtttagCATTGtcgaatttgagatcgatgaatttattatatctgagatactgttatttgattttgagtatgagtatgttatgttaatatatatgtatcagagattgatggtatgattatatggatatgacatatctaaattgatcataatgtaagttggaattgatttgatgaaatcaacacaatgattaaatgaaaacgAGAGATAtgatatggactagccttgtcatgtggaacagctcgtcaggagtttatgcctgggacagtctctactggcttataggtggatcaacCGGCCAGAAGCTCATGTCTGGgatagtccgtcaggagcttatgtctgggacaaccTCTAATgaactttcgtacgtgggacaaccagtcaggagctcatcctggaatagccttgaaaggcttttaaatGAAAATTGATTCAGATGAtgattgaggtatagacttggttagtccagagccaaaaagaaaaggttaaaaattatgtgataatgaaaagaaaaatgaaagataagacatgaaacaattgttgaacaaaagtgtttcacctgttaacatatgatgatacatttttttgataagacagataatttatagatgtttgcagtattctcgacattgaacatgagattttatattttattgcttatttttattttcagattatattattatatcagtgtgatatgagaattcttactgggctgtaaagcccacacctgtatttctttttttcttctcagagttacaggatgttcATGGTTGGCTATAATTTGGATTtgcgagtgagcggatgcatagatagagggtCATTGATacttgatcaaaggattgaagaaattttatttataattatataagttttactagttattattgaaattagatattatggatgttgaggttgtaatgaaatatttttggccttgcatattctttagggcttgctctaaggagtgtgcagccatcacgtatccgattcgAGTGTTGGGTTCGAGACGTAACAAATAGAGCCTAGGGCGACCTTTCCCAAATGAAATGATAATCAATCTTGATGTGCTTGGTTTGAGCATGGAAGCCCGGATTGATCATGAGATGTAATGCAAATAAGTTGTCGAAGAAAGTAGCGAGGCCCAAGGTTGTGGGACCCCAATGTCGTGAAGTATAAATGAAATCCAAGAGAGTTCGGCAGCAGCTGAAGCAAGAGCTCGATATTCGGCTTCAGCAGTGGATCGAGACACAGTGGGCTACTTTGTGGCGCACTAGGAAACACAATCGGAGCCAAAGAAGGTATAATATCCCATGGTGGTGTGATATACGACTTTATATCCAGCTTAGTCTGCATCGGCAAAAGTAAACAAGTCCAATAAGCTATAAGCCAGAATACAAAGCCCAAGATGTGAAGCGCCTTGAAGCATCGGAGTATACATTTCACCATTTGAAAATGGACTATAGTTGAGGCGTGCATATATTGACATATGGTGAATAATGCAAATGAGAGATCTGAGTGTGTGAAAGTGAGATACTGAAGAGCTCTAATGAGGATCCGATAGTTCGAGGGATCATTATACAGTTGATCACCATGTTTGAGTAGTGGCGGTTTGGTAGACATGAGAATGGCAACCAGTTTATACCGCTCCATTGAAGCCCAAGCTAAAAGATTCGAAGCGTAtttattttgagaaagaaaaagctcATCGGAGGAGCGACTGACTTCGATTCCTCTGAAATAATGAAGCGGACCAAAGTTTTTCATAGAAAACACTTGACCGAGGGCATAAATAAGGTGGTCCAAAAGTTTCGGAGAATCACCTATAAGAACGATATCATTAACATAGAGAACATGATAATACTATGACCGTCATGACGATAAACAAATAGTGATGCGTTGGCACTACTCCAGAAAAATTTATATCTGATAACAAAGTCACTGAACTTGTTAAACCATGTTCGAGGGGCTTATTTGAGCCCATATATAGCATGAGCTGTTTCCATAATTTAGTTTTTTGACTTTCATAAATAGATCCATGAGTACATGAGAAATTGTAACCCTTCTGACGTCAGACTATTCCTCAACGACGGAATATGCAGTATAAAAATGTTCTacttaattttcaaaccaaacatTTGGGACATAACCACCGGTGTTAAGAGGGATGAAGTTCCCTTTATTTTCAAGACCAAGCAAATGCCCATCCCTAACTGCTATTAGAATGCCAACGACATTAGATGGCATCCAGGAACCATGCAACAGGGTGAGAGATCGGCAAATTGCCAAAAATTCAAGTTTAGTTGCCAATATGCAATGGcaaggaagatttttttttttttgccaaaaaaaaGGAAGATTTTGTTTGTGATATTCTAATCCAAGCAAGCGTCGAAAGCTGTAAAACACCTTTTGGTTCTAGAGGCCTTTTTTGGTATTCTTGTGAAGAAGAAAGGAGTTCCTTCTTTCCATTTCCTTAGAAGCTCTCACACTTCTATGAAAAACAATAATTCAAAGTTCTTTATCACGGAAACTTGGCAGAAGAATGTTGTTTTCATCCTACCACCTACCCCAAACTTGTCCATAAACACAATATTTGACAGGTGCCAGAGTGACAGAATTTCATTGGTGAAGGATTAGTGGTGAACAGATGTTTGGAGCTAGCATCACTTGTAAAGAGAATTTCCCAAAGGAAATAATTCCAACCTCATGATCTCCAATCCAAGCAACTACTTTGAGCAGATGTGCCTTCAGCCATGCCTGGAGAGAACCTTCAAGTTCCTTCCAGGTGAGTGGATAAGAATAAGCACCTGCTTCCAGATGAGGTGACAGAGAACCAAATGTTTGAGGAGCTAGAATAAAAGCTATACAAAACTGTGGTTTTCCAAAATGGTGCAAGATTGCCCTCAGCTGTTTTACATTAACCAAAGAACTTATCAAATAGCCTAATATACAAAATGATGAGCATATCAAGGTCTCGTTTGGCTTGCAACcagatttaaaattgaaatggatTGGAATGAAAATTAAAACAGCCATATTCTCAGATATATTTGGTTCGTAATCAGATTTGAATACTAGGAGAGAGTAGGGATTGGATTTTGAGCGAATGCTTTCTCTTGGATTGGAACACGAATGGAACTCCTCCCAACAAAACAATTGAAATAGGAATCACTCATTCccatttctattttagagtcCAACTCTCTTCGAGCATCAattaccatatatttcaattccAAACAATACTAATCCACAAAATGATTTTTCTACAAGCGAGAAGTAAGCCCTCCACCAAGGGATGCTAAAGAAATGGCTTTTCAATGAGCAGCTCTAACTAACAAGAATCTAACATTGAAGTGGAAGATAATGACCTTCCTCCATGAGGGCTTGCCACAAAAGTTAAACGGCAACTGAAATTCAGAGGCTTTGGTTTCGGTTGCTGTTGAAGTGAGAAAAAGGAAAAACTGAAATAGGATGAAATGGGTCGTCTATGCTGATGGATATATCACCTTTCTTTCATTCCTGTCCCTCAATTTCATGTAAACAATGTATGAAAGATAGTAATCCAAGAGTATATATATGAAAAAGCCAGACATAACAGAATtcctttttttaatctatatagcCCAAATACAACAGAAAAACACTGTCAATAAAAGGTTAATGTGTCAAAATGTTAAAATTCATGATCTCTCAAATAGGAAAAGTTCATAACACAAAACCTACTTTCAGTTCTGTGCACCATCAACACATTTTAACTAAAACAACACTGATTTTTTGTCCACCATAACCGTTCAACCTACTTAGAAGTTAGAGTTCTCACCCTTCATACAGCTCTCCAAACTTTAGCAGGGGCAACATTACCGCAGCATGCAGCAGCTCACTAAGAAAAATGGAAACAAAAACTATTTACATCAGTGAGTAACAAAGAAGTTGAAGTCATGATGCTGAACACCAAGCTGCCTCAACCAGGAGGCTGCAGCACTCTGGAGATTACTGAGGTTTTCATGGTCTGAACATTCAGGATTTGTCCAGATACTCCCCTGTACTTTGTGAGTGGCCAGTCCAAAGGAAGAAAGAGTGATGCGGCTGCTCTGTTTCTTTTGTTCAATTCCATTTCCTGTAGTACAATGTCCGCATTTCTCCATATCCCCGGTCACATTATCTGCAAGAGTGCCCCAATGAAACAGTGCATTAAGAGGTGAGTGGCAGTATTAGAATTTTGAATGTGAGCTAGCACCAGCAGAGAACAGCTAACAAGGAAAAATTTGAAACTGTTGAGGGGCAGTCATCCAACATTACATGCATAAAAGTCAACTAAATAAGAAGCATTTCTATAAGTAAACAAATATGTTTGACTTTGCTTGGGATTTGACTCCACACAGTACAGTCAAATTCATATATCACAATGATTGTTAAAAAACTAGGTTTTACTCTTTCTGTGCATGACTACAAATAGTTATAGAGACAACAAATGATAAATAAATAGAAGACTAGATCTTAATTGCATCAGATATTCAGGTAACTTTATAAATCCCAAGATTGTAAAGCCTGATAAATGTTATTATATATGAATGTAAAAGGACAGTCGCTGAACATAAAAGAGTGACTTCATATAATACCAATGCTACTTCTCAGTGCAAAGTCATTGAAACATGTCAATCCAAGCTAGATGTAGTAtgaatataatatgaatattcaGGATGCGGACTAAAATGAAGGTTAATTTTCTGCATAAATAGAGACGTATTGTGGCATATAAAATGATATTTCCCTTATCCATGGAGACTGCTCAAATGCGATCTCTTctcaaaatagaaataaaaaaccTTTTGAACTGTAAATGTGACATGCCACCATATGCTGTCATCTCTGTTGTGTTGTGAAGATAGCATGTCACCTTACTGCTTAACAATTAAAAGCTTCCATGTTATTCAACTGTTCTCGATGGCATTGGTGTGGGAACTGGCGTCAGACACATTATGACTCCCAAACAATACCAATATCATCAGGACTTCCCTTCATGTGAATTCTGACTTTATAAGAAATAATCCAACATCTTAGAATTCAAGTTTCAAAGACTCAAATACCTTCTTTTAGTCTTTTGCTACTCGTAACCCGCCAAATTAATATGATAGGCAACAAACATAAAGGATACTAAAGAAAGACCAGTTGTAGTCAGAGACCAGTAGTCTTACTCTAAGGTCAATATAAGATGTATTTTGCCTATAGGCATGTTTATTTCATGAATTAACTATGTCTTGTTTTGACTTACTTAAAAAAAGCAATTATAATGGAAGGCAGACTATGAACATATTATCAACATTCTGCATAACAAAGTAATTATAAGGTCTTGTCTGGACAAACATGTCATCACCACAATACCACATCATGGTTGCAGAAAAGCAATCATAATGTGGGGTAGAATATCTCAATGCAGAAAAGAAAACAATCTAACAACATTGACAAAATGATTATGTTTATTCATACTAAAGTATTAGGCATGGGCAAGTAGAATCTCCATGTAAAAAAAACATGGCATCAAAATCACTGACACAGTAAGATTTGTAATATTCGACAATGAAAATCATCAAAGAGCACTATAACAGTAACCTGAATTCAACAATTAAGTAACTTGACATGCAGACATCAAAGTTTGTTAAGGTCCGTAAGCCTAGAGGTTAGATGCTTAGATCTGGATGGTTAATGTAAGCATAACAGCAGTGCTTGAATTACAATGGATACATATTCAAAGCATATCACAGCATGAAACTTCTGTAGGTTGCAAGATCAGAAAATTCAAATCATGTGGCTGATTATGTTTTCAGGATACCTATATTATGTATATCATAGAACAAGGGCACCTATTAGATATTTAATCTTATTATGTCATGAAGCCTACATTTGATGAATAAATGACACAGGAACCCATAGTAattaacaataaaataaattctaaCCTAGCAAGTAAAATATAAGGATAGTTTCAATTTGACTTTGGCTTATTACACGTGTCTTAAAGATGAATGCAATTCCTAATATTATTCgtttcctttttcctctttcagCTACACTCCTGCATTCAAATACTTTGGGGGCTTGCTTCTATGTTTCATGTTCTTATACTACAAGACCCATAAGGTGGGTTTCCTTACCTGCCAATTTAGCTTCCGCATATTACCGCAGGCATGTTTAGCATGCATAATTAACTCAGATAGAAATTTTATATCCATCTAAATATTGTTGACATTAGGTAGAAAGGGAGTCATAAATGTCAAAAACTTGATGGATCATAATCTAGTTCATGATGCTAATTTAATAGATAAATGAGTTTTGTGGTGTCTTGAACTTTCCAACTTAAAGGGTCTCCTCTTATCAAATCATGAATCCCTCAGACAACCAAATatcacctttttatttttttatttttttaaattagtgGTATGGATTTTGTATAAATATCGagcaaaataccattcaaaatgcaTTGAGAATTTATTTCTAAAGGAAAAAATACGTGTGAACTTGATACTGTCCCCCTTCCCCTCTGGCATATTGGGAGCAATTTCCAATTTCAACTTGGTCAAATGCATTTTTATAAACATCTCCAAGGATAACTGCCTTAGTTACTTTTTCTTTTGGCTTGTCCTCATgagcatttaaaaattcaaaCCCATCCATCCTATTCCATCTAGGAAGCAGCATGTGTTACCATTACATTAGGCAAGGGGTTAACAGAGAATACATATGATTCACAGTTTGTGTTGCAAAAACAAAATGTTgctaaaagataaaaatgaaaattgCCTAAGAGAGGAACAACTCATGAATAACCTGAATAAAAATATTGAAACAGCTTCCTGTTGCCCTATAGGATAGATTGTGGGTCACAAAAAATTGGATGTCCTAAACAGTAACTAGAAGAAGCACTGAGTTCTACATGATCACACACGTAGGTCACAACAAATGTGCTGAGTTAAGTTACCTTAAAAGGTTTAGAGTTAATATTTCCCAAAATATGCTTTCATGATTTCTAGACAatgatttttaaataatcatagaaCTGCTTTGTCACGATACACCATAGAGTGGAGATCACGAACAAGCAAGCAATCATGAACAATAGAACTTTAAAATGATGGAGAAATTTTCTCCCTCCAAATAAATGGAATAGCCACAGAAATAAAAGAGTAATTGACAAACACTAAATGAACAAAGAGTGATATCATCAGGTAATAAGGAAAAAAAATGCACAATTTTCCATTTCCTCTTGCTTCTTCCCAGCAACATGCACACATACCTTGAAAAGCTGAGGAGATGGTATGATAAGTCAGAAAGCATGCAGACAAATCTTTGACACTTCTATGAGTTGGAATGTGATAAATTGGGTACCTGTAAAAAAAGTAAACAAATATATTAGAAATCAATATATTCCCTTGCTAAAATGACTATCATGAAAGGAATTATTACATACTGAGAAAATAAAATCCTATATTTCTTATCTATCAAAATCCGTTTTGAAATTTCTTGAAAAACACGTGTGCTTAGTAATTTCCCATATCTTCTAAAGGCAACAAAGTGAATTATTCCAGATACAGCTCCTGTTGTATGTTATCAGTGACCATTATTTTGTTGCTATAAAAATCAGAAGGCATCTACCTCAGCCATGGTTTTCAGAATGACTTCTGTAGCCTatcattttcataaatttttctagCTTCtccaaagttcaaaaagaaagaaaaaatatgaagaagaatgAAGAAAATATGGGCATACCATGCAACTGACATCCAGCTAGCAGGTGATAGTTCCACACTCTTAAGGGTCATCAAATGTGGAAAACTCCGAGCTAGCTCAGTTACCTAATCAATGGTATAGTTAGGAAAAAAATGATGTAGAAAagatatttcaatatgttttttaGATTTAAACTTGTTGAAAACAAAAGTCATGAACTTAAATCAAATAGATAATCTGGACAAAACAATCTGTACCTTGTCTGTCAGTGGCAGTCTTCCATAAGGAGCATCATACTCAATATACTGAAAGCATAAATGACCTAGGTTTTCCCTTGTTGGCCATGAAGAATCCTGGTCGAAGACTGAGTCGTCTGATGCGGCATCCCATGACCTACATAGCTTCTCATTCTCACTGTCATCGCTGAAAGAATCACTCTCACTCTCTTCCAGCATGTTCCTATAAGAAAATCAGAATGCAGCTTAGCCTAGAATTGCCTAGAATGGGTATCATCTAAAAGGGTGCAATTCATAGATAGGATCTGATTGGAGACCTTGAAGCCAAAGGAGATTTGCTGGTGTAAATCTGGATAGCAGACAGGTAGGGTACATAGTACTGAACTACAGTCTCGCCGTTGTCGAGGACAACTGGGACACCAGCACCATAGACACTCCACTCGTTATACTGATCCCAGAGGTCTCCAAGAGTGAAGTACTCAACCCTGTCCTTGCCAACTGGATACCAGAGGCTGTTCAGATCTCGAATGCATGTCTGCACTGATGCAATCTAAGATTACCATTTCTGGAAATTTCTGAAAGTATCACCAAAGGACTGACAAAACATTCATTGGAATGGGAGAAGGATATGTTGGTTAGAGAAATGGAACATGGATAACAAGAAGTAATGACATAAGCGATCCTTCATACATCACAAAAGAGGAGCTATCAACTTAAGTTTCACATTCTCAAAGGCAATAAGCATGAAAGGAAGTCGgggaaaaatcagctttttcttttttcttttttctccaaaCAGACATGGATCTATATctacaaatcttttaaatttccAATCAAGAGGATCTTCCATATAATTTAATAGTTGCTTACCATCTAAACCGACAAAAATGGGAAACTTCAAAGTAACCATGACCACGTAATACCAAAGGATCTGAATGTAAGCAAAACAAGCAACGAAAAGGGGTATATATTTCCAAAATCCACATTCTAATCCATCTGGATATCTTTTCAATCCATTTCATATACATGGATAGAAACACCAACAagataaagatagaaatttaGTTCTACATATCAGAAGTACACTGaatcaattcataaaaaaaaaaaaaaaaaccttttgatgaaaattaataaaagaaaatttgaaaaaggcaacagaagatcgaagaaaTCAAATCagaaacataaataaattaaGCAACAGTGTGGCACCACTACGgattagaaagaagaagaaaaacaaatttTGACCAACATACAAGATAATCAGCTCAATATCGTAATCAAACAATTTAAACAATATAATATCCGACTGTAATCAACAAtaggaaataataataatagaaaataaaaaagagggCACCTTTGGGAGAGAATGCGACGGCACGGAAGGGGTGGTGCGGGTGAGGAAGCTCTGGAGATTGGAACGCCTTCGCCGTTCGGCcgccatccttttttttttttattacagtACTGATATTTGGATTCctttcccctcttcttctcccttgctCTAATTTATTAGCCAAATACCAATATCAACACCTCTCCATgtaaaatcaaacaaaaatacaACAATCTATGTCcaaaaaaggaggaggaggaggaagaagaagatcaagaaaagcacAGAACTTGGAAGAATAAAAAAGAGGAACAGCTTagaataagaagaaagaagaagaaaggagcacACTTTCTGTGTACAAGAAACAAAGGAGCTATCTTTCTGAAACCTCTCGTTGTTTCTGACCCTTGGGAGATGGAGAatagaagaagggagagaagaaagTAAAAATCTATGGGTCACCCCATGGTGCTATCCTGTAACATTTATTCCAACGTGCAATTGGATAGAATTCGCTTGCACCCCTCCTCCCTTCCCGATTTAGAAAGCTCCGCCCCACTCCATCAATGCTCTCCCACGCTCCTCTATCCAAATATCTCCAAATCCCTACAAAACTAATGCAATTTATTCACAGGACACCACACCAGGACTAGAAAAAAGAAATGGAGACAAAAATCAGAAGCACAGAGACTATAGaacagaagaataagaagaatagaGAGTTAACGAAATAAGGCGATACTGAAATAAGCAGGAGAAAACTGAGATCTTTGGGATTTATTCCGGGGGTGGAAGAAATTCCGTTTTCGCACTGGAAtcagttttttcttcttttggctTGGAACACAAGTGGCGCTTCTATCCCCAATTTATtctgtttatttttattttatttttttattccggGTTTTGTGCTGACGGGGAGAATCGAAAAAGATAGAGAGGAAGTCGGGAAAAAGACGCCGCCGAGCTGTCCCGGCCTGCGGACAGCAAGTTCGGATCCACTACAACCCTTGGCTCCAGTCCAATTCTTACACTTGAATCATCGACCGTCTTTTTGGGATGGACCCCACTAATCAACGTACCGGAACCGGACAATATCCACCGTCGATTGTGGGACCCACTCCTACTCCATTTCCAGGACAAAACGCTAGCTGGATAGGATCCGAGGCCGTGCACCGCTCGCTTCGCCGCGTGTGCCGTGTTGTTAGTTTCGCTGTCCTTCAATATTTCCTCTATGACTCCCCCAGATCATCCCCCACAATTTCAACCCGGATTTCGTACGAACTTTGACGGTCGGAAGTTCTTGAAAGCCGGATTGGAAAACTTCGGTGACATTGTAGGGGGACGAACTCCTGCGTCGTCgtaggaccgccggcggccggcgCTGCCAGAGCAAATGGTTCGAGTGTGGACGAGGGTTTACTTGGCTTGACTTATAATCCCCACGTTTTAAAGTCGTGTCTGTGGACGTGGCGGGACATTGTGTTAGATCTTGATAAAGGTTAGATTGGGCATCCTTGTCACACATTTCATTATCAAAAATATGTGAAATGGTTGGAGGGAATCCAAATTTAACAGCAACATTACTGCACCTAACAACTAAGATGGGTAGATCGAGTCGGTGCTTTTAAATCTAGTTGTTATCTCGGACATATGGTAACAATTGGCATGTCTAGAGTGGTGCACCAATCTACTGGCATCCTTGAGGTCGATGGCATCATAGAATATGATCTTAAATTTACCTTTTAAGcaattttgatataaaatcatTGTGGTACTGCTTTGTGCTAAGGATTTAAGATTTAAGCACTAGTTAGAAGAGTTTAAAAAACTGATAGAGtcctcaccaaaaaaaaaaggagaaactgATAAGAATGATGTTAAGCAtgcctaatttttattatctcatTTCTTGTACAGCTAAAACTGGCAAAAGATCTAGCTAAAAGATAGGGTCTGATTATTGGATAAGATTTGACTTGTTGGTTTTGACAATTTCTTTGAATAGTTATCTTATAGCATGGACTTCCAAATAAAAATTCTGCAGTTAGGACTTTTCTACTAAAAGATGTTTCAATATAATATAACcaatattttcatatatatatatatatatatatatatatatcaagataCTTCTCTATAGCAAGTTATGACCATTAATGCAATACAAAGAAATGCGAGTTCTTAGGTATTTCTTGAATAGCATAAATGCGAATTATACCCTCCACATTTCTTATCAATGCTTGACTTGAGGATGTGATTCACATTAAATTGAGCACTACCCTTTTCCTCCAACAATTATAGTTATTTTCTCTAAAAGTATTTTAGAAATTTCTTTCAACTTCTACTAAATTAAtactctaaaataaaatcttacaGATAGCCATGTATTTTATAGGTGTACTAAAGAAGATCCATGACTTGTGCATTTGCTTGGGAAACAAGTtaattattttctataatacccaTGGACAAGTACTAATGCTATTCATAAGTAGTTTACATAAAAGTGAGTTTCATGCATTGTCAAAACTTGCAAAATTAATTGTGTGATAGGTATCATGCAGGCAAAATTTTATGTTtactcataaatatatatttaattttcttaagtcagattaaaaagtatTGGTATGAAATAATACATAAGATATTATATTCTATCTAAAATATGACATTAGACTTGCTTCATTTTTCTGAAAATGCAACATAGATCTTATTGAAAATTCAAAGAGGCAAACAGGCATATTTCCTCTTATGACCATTAGTGGCATGTTGATTGCCATACGAATACTTTATCACCTTTTAGGATCACCTAAACGAGTGATaataagcatcataaaaaaaaaaaaatagagaaaaaaaatatgttatgAAGATATCCTATTCAAATAATGCTATAGCACCCAAAAATGGTGTCACATAAAAAGGAAAAGTAAAATTAAATTCCATGCCATATGGCCTTAGGGGTTGGCGCTATACATGATCAGGTAGTTATATGCAGTACAAATTCTCTCATGATGCATCAAATAGATACAAGTGATGCTATGGGGTATCATACAAATTTAGCAAGTCAAGCTCAGCTCAAGATGAGCTCAAGTCAAGTCGATTCAGATCGGAACAAAT encodes:
- the LOC105058983 gene encoding uncharacterized protein, yielding MAAERRRRSNLQSFLTRTTPSVPSHSLPKTCIRDLNSLWYPVGKDRVEYFTLGDLWDQYNEWSVYGAGVPVVLDNGETVVQYYVPYLSAIQIYTSKSPLASRNMLEESESDSFSDDSENEKLCRSWDAASDDSVFDQDSSWPTRENLGHLCFQYIEYDAPYGRLPLTDKVTELARSFPHLMTLKSVELSPASWMSVAWYPIYHIPTHRSVKDLSACFLTYHTISSAFQDNVTGDMEKCGHCTTGNGIEQKKQSSRITLSSFGLATHKVQGSIWTNPECSDHENLSNLQSAAASWLRQLGVQHHDFNFFVTH